A window of the Lactuca sativa cultivar Salinas chromosome 7, Lsat_Salinas_v11, whole genome shotgun sequence genome harbors these coding sequences:
- the LOC111895115 gene encoding protein DETOXIFICATION 43 isoform X2, with the protein MAEEGVATFTQAKWNFPVLVLFKDARIALKLDTLGREILSIALPASMALAADPIASLIDTMFIGRIGPVEIAAVGVSIALFNQVSKVAIFPLVSITTSFVAEEETIEKMNIKAIELENQKNATEERTLDDVKLQNMENGSKENSEKNASDAPEDDAPKLKKLKRKIPSASTALLFGLVLGVLVTLLLVFLSKPLLALMGVKSGSPMLKPALKYLTLRSLGAPAVLLSLAMQGVFRGLKDTKTPLYATVIGDVANIILDPIFMFACNLGVGGAAIAHVLSQYLIMLILLVKLMNQVNLLPLSTKALQFNRFLKNGSLLLFKVIAATIPVTLAASLAARLGATPMAAFQICLQVWLTSSLLSDGLAVAGQAIIASSFAEKDNEKATATASRVLQMGVVMGLGVALLVGVGLQFGSGVFTKDINVKHIISIGVLFVAGTQPINSIAFVIDGVNFGASDYAYSAYSMIFVSIGSIGSLLALYIVAGFIGIWSALAIFMALRAIAGTWRIATGTGPWSFLRQ; encoded by the exons ATGGCTGAAGAAGGTGTTGCAACTTTTACTCAGGCAAAGTGGAACTTTCCGGTCCTTGTTTTATTCAAAGATGCTAG GATTGCCCTCAAGTTAGACACACTTGGTCGAGAAATACTTTCCATTGCTCTTCCAGCATCCATGGCATTAGCTGCTGATCCTATTGCTTCATTGATCGATACCATGTTCATTGGTCGTATAG GTCCAGTAGAAATTGCTGCAGTTGGAGTATCTATCGCTCTTTTCAATCAAGTTTCAAAAGTAGCGATATTCCCACTTGTTAGTATTACAACTTCATTTGTCGCTGAGGAAGAGACTATAGAAAAAATGAACATTAAAGCAATTGAACTTGAGAACCAAAAGAACGCGACAGAAGAAAGGACACTAGATGATGTAAAACTTCAGAATATGGAGAATGGTTCTAAAGAAAATAGTGAGAAAAATGCATCTGATGCGCCAGAAGATG ATGCACCAAAGCTCAAAAAATTAAAGCGCAAgatcccctctgcatcaacagcACTATTGTTTGGTCTAGTGCTTGGTGTTCTTGTAACACTACTACTTGTATTTCTATCAAAACCGCTCTTAGCTTTGATGGGTGTGAAATCT GGTTCTCCGATGTTAAAACCTGCACTGAAGTATTTGACTCTACGATCGCTTGGAGCTCCAGCTGTTCTTCTCTCTTTGGCAATGCAAGGTGTCTTTCGTGGTTTGAAGGATACTAAAACTCCTTTATATGCCACTG TTATAGGTGATGTAGCGAACATAATCTTGGATCCAATTTTTATGTTTGCCTGCAACTTAGGCGTTGGTGGGGCAGCCATAGCACATGTTCTTTCCCA ATACTTGATCATGTTAATTTTGCTCGTCAAATTGATGAATCAAGTTAACCTACTACCTCTAAGCACTAAAGCTTTACAGTTCAATCGGTTTCTTAAAAATG GTTCGTTATTGTTGTTTAAGGTTATAGCGGCAACTATCCCTGTAACACTTGCAGCATCGCTTGCTGCGAGGTTGGGTGCAACACCTATGgctgcatttcaaatttgcttgCAGGTCTGGTTGACATCTTCACTTCTTTCTGATGGTTTGGCTGTTGCTGGACAg GCCATAATTGCATCATCATTTGCTGAAAAGGACAACGAGAAAGCAACAGCAACTGCGTCTCGAGTATTGCAG ATGGGAGTGGTTATGGGTCTTGGAGTTGCTCTTCTTGTCGGAGTTGGTTTACAATTTGGTTCTGGTGTGTTCACAAAAGACATAAATGTTAAGCACATCATAAGCATAGGTGTATTG TTTGTTGCTGGCACACAACCTATCAATTCaatagcattcgtgattgatggaGTTAATTTTGGGGCATCTGATTATGCTTATTCTGCATACTCCATG ATCTTCGTGTCTATCGGGAGTATCGGATCATTGTTGGCCCTATACATAGTTGCCGGTTTTATTGGAATATGGTCCGCGCTAGCAATTTTCATGGCCTTACGTGCAATTGCAGGCACATGGAG GATTGCAACAGGAACAGGGCCATGGTCGTTTCTTAGACAGTAG
- the LOC111895115 gene encoding protein DETOXIFICATION 43 isoform X1 — protein sequence MAEEGVATFTQAKWNFPVLVLFKDARIALKLDTLGREILSIALPASMALAADPIASLIDTMFIGRIGPVEIAAVGVSIALFNQVSKVAIFPLVSITTSFVAEEETIEKMNIKAIELENQKNATEERTLDDVKLQNMENGSKENSEKNASDAPEDGSKMFPCNQTTMECTTDAPKLKKLKRKIPSASTALLFGLVLGVLVTLLLVFLSKPLLALMGVKSGSPMLKPALKYLTLRSLGAPAVLLSLAMQGVFRGLKDTKTPLYATVIGDVANIILDPIFMFACNLGVGGAAIAHVLSQYLIMLILLVKLMNQVNLLPLSTKALQFNRFLKNGSLLLFKVIAATIPVTLAASLAARLGATPMAAFQICLQVWLTSSLLSDGLAVAGQAIIASSFAEKDNEKATATASRVLQMGVVMGLGVALLVGVGLQFGSGVFTKDINVKHIISIGVLFVAGTQPINSIAFVIDGVNFGASDYAYSAYSMIFVSIGSIGSLLALYIVAGFIGIWSALAIFMALRAIAGTWRIATGTGPWSFLRQ from the exons ATGGCTGAAGAAGGTGTTGCAACTTTTACTCAGGCAAAGTGGAACTTTCCGGTCCTTGTTTTATTCAAAGATGCTAG GATTGCCCTCAAGTTAGACACACTTGGTCGAGAAATACTTTCCATTGCTCTTCCAGCATCCATGGCATTAGCTGCTGATCCTATTGCTTCATTGATCGATACCATGTTCATTGGTCGTATAG GTCCAGTAGAAATTGCTGCAGTTGGAGTATCTATCGCTCTTTTCAATCAAGTTTCAAAAGTAGCGATATTCCCACTTGTTAGTATTACAACTTCATTTGTCGCTGAGGAAGAGACTATAGAAAAAATGAACATTAAAGCAATTGAACTTGAGAACCAAAAGAACGCGACAGAAGAAAGGACACTAGATGATGTAAAACTTCAGAATATGGAGAATGGTTCTAAAGAAAATAGTGAGAAAAATGCATCTGATGCGCCAGAAGATG GTTCTAAAATGTTTCCATGCAACCAAACAACTATGGAGTGCACCACAGATGCACCAAAGCTCAAAAAATTAAAGCGCAAgatcccctctgcatcaacagcACTATTGTTTGGTCTAGTGCTTGGTGTTCTTGTAACACTACTACTTGTATTTCTATCAAAACCGCTCTTAGCTTTGATGGGTGTGAAATCT GGTTCTCCGATGTTAAAACCTGCACTGAAGTATTTGACTCTACGATCGCTTGGAGCTCCAGCTGTTCTTCTCTCTTTGGCAATGCAAGGTGTCTTTCGTGGTTTGAAGGATACTAAAACTCCTTTATATGCCACTG TTATAGGTGATGTAGCGAACATAATCTTGGATCCAATTTTTATGTTTGCCTGCAACTTAGGCGTTGGTGGGGCAGCCATAGCACATGTTCTTTCCCA ATACTTGATCATGTTAATTTTGCTCGTCAAATTGATGAATCAAGTTAACCTACTACCTCTAAGCACTAAAGCTTTACAGTTCAATCGGTTTCTTAAAAATG GTTCGTTATTGTTGTTTAAGGTTATAGCGGCAACTATCCCTGTAACACTTGCAGCATCGCTTGCTGCGAGGTTGGGTGCAACACCTATGgctgcatttcaaatttgcttgCAGGTCTGGTTGACATCTTCACTTCTTTCTGATGGTTTGGCTGTTGCTGGACAg GCCATAATTGCATCATCATTTGCTGAAAAGGACAACGAGAAAGCAACAGCAACTGCGTCTCGAGTATTGCAG ATGGGAGTGGTTATGGGTCTTGGAGTTGCTCTTCTTGTCGGAGTTGGTTTACAATTTGGTTCTGGTGTGTTCACAAAAGACATAAATGTTAAGCACATCATAAGCATAGGTGTATTG TTTGTTGCTGGCACACAACCTATCAATTCaatagcattcgtgattgatggaGTTAATTTTGGGGCATCTGATTATGCTTATTCTGCATACTCCATG ATCTTCGTGTCTATCGGGAGTATCGGATCATTGTTGGCCCTATACATAGTTGCCGGTTTTATTGGAATATGGTCCGCGCTAGCAATTTTCATGGCCTTACGTGCAATTGCAGGCACATGGAG GATTGCAACAGGAACAGGGCCATGGTCGTTTCTTAGACAGTAG